TCCTCCACGTTGACCatggcactagtatcatcaactatcacttccgtgacaagatccacaaaagagcataCTTCAGTACTATTTggctgcctcattgatttgcacacatgaaagactactttttcatcacccacccgaaaAGTGATCTCCCCTGCTTctacatcaaccaatgccttcccagtTGTAAAGAAAGGTCCTCGCAAAATTATAGGCACCTCATAGTCGACCTCGCAGTCGAGAATCACAAAATCCgccggcaagataaatttgtccacccgaacaaaaacatcatcaataataccaagtggcctcttcattgttctatccaccatttgcaatctcattgaaGTAGCTCTCGATTGGCCGATACCCAAAGTTCTGAACATGGAGTAagacatcaaattgatactttctCCCAAATCACAAATGCTTTTGCAAAATTCGCAAtcccaatggtacatggaatggtgAAAATGCCGGGATCTTCAAGAtttggagccatcgagtgcacaattgcacttactttatgagtcattttgatggtctcacaatccatggatctcaTTTTAGTCACCAAGTTTTTCATGAACTTGGCGTAACTCGGTATTTTCTCAATAGCttccaccaaaggaacattgattgacaagctcttcatcatgtcaataaatttcttaaattggttctcattcgtttgattttcaagcctttgagggtaagatggaggaggccttggcaagggAGCCTTATTCTTGGGCACTACCATATCcggtatgtctattacgtgttccctagaagGGTTCACATCATCTTGAGTCTCCATACCATTATCATGAACACCAATCCTCACTTCCGCATTCACattctcttcactcacttgctcatcaactatagaaacatcatcatcttgcacttcaacctcatcactcacaattttcttttgcttggaggtattcacatcaccacctctACCACTTCTAGTAATCACCGCCATTGCATGCCCgatgttgttcccacccttcgggtttactatcgtatcactaggtagagccccttTAGGGCAAGTATTCAAAGATTGCGAAATCTAGCGAAGTTGATCCTCCAAATTTTGGATTGAAGTATTATGGAATGCCAACTAGGCGTCAGAGCCgacgttctttttcatcatttattcAAACATCATCTTGAtccttcccatctcattgtttgacgatctaggaccttgagaaggaaatggaggtgggttgtttggttgttgaaacattggaggtctttgaaagccttgcctcgattcccttgattgccattattccaacccccttgATTGTTATTtcctccccaattgttgtttttgtCAATCCAGTTGCCCTGGTTGTTCTGGTTGCCCCAATTCTGATTGTTGTTCCCCAATTgctattttcttgttggttttgattcccccaatttccttgggatctccactgttgttgttggttaggagcattgctcctttgtccttgataattattcacgtacTGCACTTCTTCGCTTtgctcatcatacccatcatcttggtTGAAACCACCACTACTCTGCTCATATTGATCCGGATTGccttgaccttgttgacctctttgtcgccTCTTGTTGACCAACATGTTGACACCTTCCGTAGCATTACTTGTCCCGGcgcttgaacttgttgcaattgagctTTTGCCAACTGGTTCATTATAGTTAACTCTGCTATTGCCTGGCCATGGTcgtggagctctttgtgcaagtgaatgacAGTCggatcaccctgtggcacattagatctactttgccaagctgaggaagtatctgccatctcatccaatatctCACACGCCTCAGCATAAAgtgtgttcataaaatttcccctACTACCTGGTTCACTACACACTGATTGGTCGTGTTAATGCCACGGTAGAATGTCTGATAGATCATTGCTTCggtcatgtcattgttcggacattctttcaccattaTCCGATATCTCTCCTagatctcatgaagtggttcattaggttcctgtttgaaggccaaaatctcatctcTCAAAGTCTTCATATGCCCTAGCGAGAAAAACTTAGCTataaacttgtccgccaactcatcccacgtagtgatggaatggttggtaAGACTTTcaagccagtccaaagctttTTCTCTAAGTAAGAAAGGGAAAAATCTCAACCGCaatgcatcctctgacacatttgttcgcttgcttccccaacaggtatccacaaagcctttaagatgtttatatgcatttTGATGGGAAGCACTTGTGAAATATCCTCGCTGCTCCAataaagtcaacatcacatttgtaatttggaaattgcccgCCCAGATCCAGGGTGGGATAATTGCACTTGCGTATCCTTAATTtggaagcactctaggagccactcttggaggaggCGGGGGAGGTTCTGGAATATTTTCATTGTCCTGGTGGCCTCTTCTTTGTCCTTAAGGTACTAGAGGCACCTCGTCTTCACCATTATTAGCTACTTCCTCCCCCGGGATAACGTTTCCAAGAGAATTATtgtttgccattttgtacctgaattgaAGAAAAACAAGTTAGTAACACAGaatgaaagaaaaacaagacacaaaactagttagatagatagccaaaaccgtttagCTCtctggcaacgacgccaaaaagtgattgGCTCCAATcctacaccactatagagtggcaagagcggtcgatgcagcttttacctgaAAAGgccgggatcgaatccacaaggGACCAAGATATGTTTGGAGTTGggttcctatctaatctagcaatgtgcgATGTTATTATTTGCACTTCCAATCgttcttttgtttgttttctatttctaatttaatactaatgatgcacgaaattaagctaagtagatatttttgtagggttatctaaattggtaaaaaggcactagggaagtgacttaatCCTAAGTGAGTATCTAACGGGATCTAAAACTTAGGGCAATATTGTTATAGTTGGGATCATGGTATAGCCAATGCACGtagctactcactctatacctatcgatagtttgagtgactttACCCTAATTgcctttctcaagcccaattgggtgttcaaaccaTGCAAGCAAAGTTGGCTaaagtcaggtattactatctctaggtttaaccctttaattggggctatcaatctcttgaatgcaccctgattccttgttggcctaaaatttctagacttagtctctctttctcaagaagagcctaagtcaaaaaggcacaaatcagtatttgcaaccactaatttaacatttaaagcataaatcagaccaaatatcaatcactcataaatatttaagccctaaaataagAGATCCAttaaatacccatactagggttgagccacaaccctagctaatgaatTTAGCTACTCATTATCAAAGAAGAAATCTAGATTGGGATGAAATAGAGCCATAAAAATTAATTACAAGATAAAAGTCTAAGATTAATTGTTAAACaaactctaaaattactcaaaaaggaaaaagaaggcgAGTCACGTGTGCAGCTAcacaaaagatgacctaaaaaactgaaaaagaagtatttatacacaacaaa
The Nicotiana sylvestris chromosome 11, ASM39365v2, whole genome shotgun sequence DNA segment above includes these coding regions:
- the LOC138881929 gene encoding uncharacterized protein; translation: MVDRTMKRPLGIIDDVFVRVDKFILPADFVILDCEVDYEVPIILRGPFFTTGKALVDVEAGEITFRVGDEKVVFHVCKSMRQPNSTEVCSFVDLVTEVIVDDTSAMVNVEDPLEVVLLNLDVNEDEGRVECCHAPTSGGATGAQSSEPN
- the LOC138881930 gene encoding uncharacterized protein, with translation MAVITRSGRGGDVNTSKQKKIVSDEVEVQDDDVSIVDEQVSEENVNAEVRIGVHDNGMETQDDVNPSREHVIDIPDMVVPKNKAPLPRPPPSYPQRLENQTNENQFKKFIDMMKSLSINVPLVEAIEKIPSYAKFMKNLVTKMRSMDCETIKMTHKVSAIVHSMAPNLEDPGIFTIPCTIGIANFAKAFVIWEKVSI